AATGTTATAGTATTAAAAATGATCACCCGTATTACCAATCCGAAATTAATGCCtgaaaaaacagaaaataagtTTTTCTCAGAACTCATTCTTAATAAAGAGAAAGACCGGTTTATGTCACGTGATGAAGGACGCGACTTTCCCTTTTTTTCCTTGGAGCTTGTAGGCTATCGCCCGGAAAAGTAAGTCTAGTGTTCTTGATGAAATTTTATGCTTTGAATATCGTGCGGTATCGTATCAATTACGTAAGGTAattaatattgaagaaaaataattaaatcgGCGTCAAAATATACATCCGGTTTGGCAAATATTCACACGTGACCCATCTGAATGATTCTTTCTTTTCTGCATTTGGCAGCACATGGTGTGTACTGTTCTCTCTGTCCTGTCAGCATTTTTCAGAGCCATGGCGACTGAACGTACTTTTATCATGGTTAAACCTGATGGTGTCCAACGAGGACTCATCGGAGATATCATTCAAAGGTTCGAAAAGAGAGGATACAAGCTGTGCGCCATGAAATTCATGAAGGTAAGGGAAAATTGGGAAAGTTCAATGACCTCTTGAATGTCTCTCCACGTATTTGAAGACTGTCTATGTGGAATAAACGAACCGTCCAAACGTAAAATTTTTAATCGAGCTAGCTGTTGAGTGTCGTGTGCTTCGAGACACGCTTGTACCCCAGTACAATATCAGTTTAGTAGGTAAATAGGACTGGAAATGTGTGAAAGAaaataactacattttgtacgtGTACCCAGACGAGATAATTGATGATAATCTTTATTACttacttaacaacatgctgtggaaagcatggtatagtatagctgcaataattgtagcgtttgatgtgattttgagggctttttcgtcatGGAAGATAAGTATGCTGACTTTAATAAACAATCATCACTAATAACTAATCTATGCCAATACTTCAACATATGcttaataacaacaaaattaacaGGAAAACGCCCCAATTCCCCTATAATACCATTAATTGGAGCTCTCTTAGAAACACCCAataaaaatctataaaaagagTAACTAATCTCATCaaaaaaattcttttgatttatttcgCAACCATAAGTCATGATAGGAACTATTAAACGACCAAAAAGATCTACAGCTATATAACTGAAATACATCCATCAGAAGATAGTCTACGTAAACTGAAAAGAGCTTTCATGGACTTTAACTTCAAGTTACAgaaatttcttttaaacttACCATTAGCAGAAATTATAATACCCAAGTAGCAATATTCCTTAACATTATCAATTGAAATTCCATTTAAATGAAAACTAACACTTTTAATCAAACGGTTGCTCTTATTGAAAACAATGACTTTAGTTTTCTTGATGTTTACAGTTAATTtccattttgaacaaaagttgTGTAACTTATCAAAACAATGTTGTAAACCATTGGTAGATTCTGACAATAACAAAAGATCATCAGCATAAAGAAGGCAATTTAGAGAAAGAGAGTTAAACTTAACTGGTAAATCCTCATTGGAATCAAAGATACAAGGtaaatcatttaaataaatattagatAAAGTTGGACTTAAATTGCAGCCTTGCTTGACGCCTaccaaagaaataaaaaaaattgtgagacCAGCATTTGTTTTTACACAATACTCAACATTATCATACATAGATTTaatcaaatcataaaatttaccGTTTAAAATGTACACCATAATTCCTCAGTTTCCAAAATAGACCATTACGCCAAATGCTATCAAATGCTTTGCGAAAGTCAACAAAACAGCTGTAAAGATACTTATTACAATTACTTGACTTGGTAGTAGAGTACACATATTTCTCAATTGCTGATTTTAGTACAAAAATATTATCAGATGTTCTCCTCTTGGCCCTGAAACCTGACTGGAAAGGAGTGTAAATTTTGTTATTATCTAAAAAATTAACAAGTCTACCATTTAAGACTGAGGTGAAAAGTTTTGCTAAGCAACTATTTATGGAAATGCCTCTATAATTTGAAGGATCACATTTAACACTTAACAGACTTAAAAATAGGCACAAGAATGGCATTCTTCCATTGACCAGGAAAAGTACCTGAAGAGAGAATAGcattaaacaaaatacacaatggTTTCAGAAGAACATGACTACCAAATTTTAACATCTCATTCAGAATACCATCAAAACCTGGTAATTTACTACATTTCAACTTTTGTAAAGCTTTCAAactcataatcataatcatatgCAAAGAGAAATGTTGTAGAAACTAGAACTTTAAATCAATCAAAGTGAAATTAAGTGGAAGCATATATTACCTGGATATTGTGATTGGCACATTGGtttaaatatgtagttttcatattttttgtctttcatttatataatatttatctttttgatgtttttaaagtaaatattaaGTGTAGATTATGAAAGGAGTGTAGTAAGGCCTTGGTACCAGTTACCctaccccacctagcttttcacagCCAACCCTAAACGTTTTTTTCGAATACatcatattcaagaaaaaaataataaaatcgcaaaaattgtgaagtttcacaagaaatagtggatgtggaaactgacatctgcacttaaaaagacaaaataaaaatgttcttccaatctgtaatggctgtacatcttataggaagaaataaataacaacacagagaccatttggaaaacaatggaaaacctgaactagacaccatttggaaaacaatggaaaacctgaactagacaccatttggaaaacaatggaaaatctgaactagacaccatttggaaaacaatggaaaacctgaactagacactcacacagaaaaaataaaataaaataaaaaatctacctgatTTGATTTAGCAAAAAATATTCAGGAAACCACAAAACAAAAGCGGAAATAACactacacaaacaaacaaatacagcacAGGGAATACCTTTGCCAAGGATAACACAAAAAagttttaacaacttatttccattgtggtcctccAATggacctaccccacctattctaaaatcgaGTGTattcagaaccacacaattttaatTATTAGGCTTAGgaaggatgggggggggggggggggggggggggatttaaATATGATGTCTACATGTAGAAAAACAACACAAGAGTTATGATTTAAAAGTTAATGTGAAATGTCCTTAAGGTTTACAGCGTTACCTTGTAGTTATTTAGTTTTCTAGCCAAGATTTTTGTATCTGTCTGTATTCCAGCAGAATCGGttcctagtacatgtacatatatgacaCTTTAGAGTGCTACTACAtcttatgttttgatttgtgtttCAGGGTTTTTGAAAGCAGTTATATGTATGATGACAACTCATCTGTGCAAGTGTTCAGTCTAAATTAATGGGTAAACTTtgtattgcaccaaaatttaattagctcaccaaagctttcaCCAGGTATCCCCCATGGCTTCATCAgtgtgttttctgaagtcactaCACATGTTAGTCATGGTAAGGCAGCTAGTGCCAGTTGGAATATCTGACTTGTTTaataagatgtacatgtagatctcTCGGGGTAGATCTATCTTTCTGTTGTCTCGGCAGCCAAGGCCAATCGAGATATCTGATGTGTAATAATATAGTCTCTATCTTTCTGTTATCTAGGCCTCTGAAGAGCTCTTGAACCAGCATTACGCTGATTTAAAGGGTAAACCATTCTTCTCAGGACTTactaaatttatttcatcagcaCCAGTATGTGCAATGGTAAGTTAATCTGACTTGATGTGTAAAGTATGATTGCAATTCACTTTGTCCCAATTTCAattcgccccattttcaacttttCGCAATTCCAATTCACCCCAAATCAACTTGTCCCATTTTCAACTTGTCCCGTTTTGAATTCTTCACTTTTCAAAATCACATAGTACAGTAATTTACAAATCTTTGCAATATGGCTAACATGTGCAGGTATTTTAGTTATAAAAGACGTTTCAATATTATGATGTAAAaaacatggtacatgtacatccaacAATATACTGACTTTTAGTTTGGTTTAATATCCCTCCCTTGTTTTTGGTAGGAAAATGAGAATTGTACAGatattgcaaaatataacaaacaatcAGCCAAGAAATGCGATGCACTGAAATTGGGGTGAGTTGTATGGGACAAGTTGAAATGGcatgagttgaaattgggatgaAATGATTCGTCACCGTAAAGTACATATATGCAAGGTTCATGTTAGATTCTGTAGACTCATAGTAAAGATTATTGTTTAGATGTTTAGATGACACTAATGATGGAGAAATATTGACCTTTACAGGCATGGGAAGGCAAGGATGTGGTGAAACAAGGTAGAGCTATGCTGGGAGAAACTAATCCTGTAAGTATCAAATAATACACCAAGTTGATCAAacttttatgttgtcttttaatACCATGTTGTCCCTGAAAACTGACCACCGTGATCTGGTTTGAATATGAATGTTGGTGTGTCCATGTAAGAGATGAAGATGTTGTGgtataatgaatatcatcaagtcatcactaccagggggtgggggtggggggggggggtattattCCTGAATTTGCCATTCATAACTATTgatatcaaaccatgaaatgtaatacaagtctctgtagtTCCAACACACTGTGCCTTGTGTTATTTAtccagtttatttatttactttccctgtttgttagtttgtaaaTACTTGTCTGTACATTTGAGATTAGAGTGCAAggtactgtaaacctagatattttcactactacaaaattttacaattttactgTCTTCAACAAGTTCTCAAAGACCAATTTcctctaattaccagactggtacattgtgttcatatacaagaaggcattttagtcactatgtatttttgcactttttgttttccagtgaaattagcgaaaataagtctttagcgaaaatttgcaggtttacagtatattgtGTTGTCACACTATGCAGGAGAAATATAGAACATCATGTACCCACTGTAGAATTGTTTACATTATAATGGATCCAATAACCATTACTTTTGTGTCATGTATTTCAGTTGGATTCCAAACCAGGCACTATCCGTGGAGACTACTGTATTGACATCGGCAGGAACATCATCCATGGATCAGATTCAGTGGAAAGTGCCACCAAAGAGATTAATCTGTGGTTCAAGGAAGATGAAGTACTTACATGGGAAGCTTGCTCACACAAGTTTGTCTATGAATAAAATTACTTGTAAATCATGtttgaattatgaaatatgtaagtGCAAATCAGTGTCATTATTGTCTGTCATGTCCCATGATTTGAAgacaaataaaagtaaaaaatgaaatgtaatattgtcTCCCTTGTTGTCTGTTTTATTTAGCTTATAAAATCTTCTGAACATCATAAGTTTTGGCCAGCATCCTGTGTAGTCTTATGACATGTGGTATGTTTACAGACATGTCTGATTTGGCAATGTCCTACTGACTAGGAGACTAATCTATGTCAAACTGATTccatacgtacaataacaaacattttacacatcgtttaaatgttttgcagtttattgagttgcgaACAAGAgtttggtatatgttatttcgcattattttttcaagtagaaaaacatagtgaagctgttttatcaaataaaaatccaaagtaaataccaaattctcatccatatggccactttaaaaattAATGTGACATTCAAGTAGAGATCTGGCTCAGATGAGCGGTCATTTTACTCTTATGCAAAAAGAGAAATGGTATATTCAAACATTCTGGAGAAAAAGCTGACAATGTATGTGATTCTGaattaacatatatttatttagactaagatatgtcatgtcactctgccctcactggcctcttCTGATAGAGGAGTtgattgatgtgtgagggcgccctgtcatagCATACCTTACATACTAAGCCtagtgtagactgtaagatacatgtcacgccaccctcactggcctcctctcacagcgggttgactgatgtgtgagggcaccctgtcatagCGTACCTTACATACTAAGCCtagtgtagactgtaagatacatcatgtcacactggcctcctctcacagaggagttgattgatgtgtgagggcgccctgtcatagCATACCTTACATACTAAGCCtagtgtagactgtaagatatgttgtgtagCTCTGCGCTCACTGGCCTCCCCTCACAGAGGAGTtgattgatgtgtgagggcgccctgtcatagCATACCTTACATACTAAGCCtagtgtagactgtaagatacaacatgtcactccgccctcactggcctcctctgaTAGAGGAGTtgattgatgtgtgagggcgccctgtcatagCATACCTTACATACTAAGCCTAGTGTAGACTGTACGATACATCATGTCacactggcctcctctcacagaggggttgaccgatgtgtgagggtgccctgtcataGTGTACCTTACATACTAAGCCtagtgtagactgtaagatacatcatgtcacactggcctcctctcacagaggggttgaccgatgtgtgagggtgccctgtcataGCATACCTTACATACTAAGCCtagtgtagactgtaagatatgttgtgtagCTCTGcgctcactggcctcctctcacagaggagttgattgatgtgtgagggcgccctgtcatagCATACCTTACATACTAAGCCtagtgtagactgtaagatacattgtgtcactctgccctcactggcctcctctcacagaggggttgactgatgtgtgagggcgccctgtcatagCGTACCTTACATactaagatacatcatgtcacgccaccctcactggcctcctctcacagaggggttgaccgatgtgtgagggcgtcctgTCATAGCATACCTTACATACTAAGCCtagtgtagactgtaagatacatcatgtcacgccaccctcactggcctcctctcacagaggggttgaccgatgtgtgagggcgtcctgTCATAGCATACCTTACATACTTAGCCtagtgtagactgtaagatatatcatgtcacactggcctcctctcacagaggggttgattgatgtgtgagggcgccctgtcatagCGTACCTTACATACTAAGCCtagtgtagactgtaagatacatcatgtcacgccaccctcactggcctcctctcacagaggggttgaccgatgtgtgagggcgtcctgTCATAGCATACCTTACATACTAAGCCtagtgtagactgtaagatacatcatgtcacgccaccctcactggcctcctctcacagaggggttgaccgatgtgtgagggcgtcctgTCATAGCATACCTTACATACTTAGCCtagtgtagactgtaagatatatcatgtcacactggcctcctctcacagaggggttgaccgatgtttgagggcgtcCTGTCATAGCGTACCTTACATACTAAGCCtagtgtagactgtaagatacatcatgtcacgccaccctcactggcctcctctcacagaggggttgaccgatgtgtgagggcgtcctgTCAtagcatatcttacagactgATACACTTGGCAATACTGGCATTAACACTTGTGGAAAAAAtccattatttatatatattgtttatatatattgtatatttcagttgCAAAGATATGTAAAACACATGTCAGTACCACCATGCTATGGAAAGTACTTTGGTTAAACTACTGTATAGACTGAAAAACATATTGACAAACTATCACTGTTCACACTGTACAATCTGGTGGGAATTCTCGACTATCCAGGAATCTTAATGGTTTGTTAGATCAACCAATGTCTTCACAATATCATTTGGATAAattatatactgtacaacacaCATTTCATAATGAAATGAAGTGCAGTTCATGCATTAAAATTTGCCATATAAGACATCGACAATATAGTCAGTTGGTGCTGAAGTGCATGGTACTCTTGCTTTGATGCCTATGGTGTCTAATTCTTGCTAGGAGTAtaactcttctcttttttttttcagttttgtaaagcgcattgaggctgttgcataatgcgctgataagaatttattattattattcttattATGTGGAGTAGTCTTTGGAAAATAATCATCTGATATATTGAGCATTTACGATAATTTACAATTTATCACAAAACAACACTGGATGGCAATTCTGTTAATGAGTGATCACATAATAAAAGGAAATGTTTCCTCATCTGGCTTCCAGGAAAAAGAAAATCATGTTGTGACCATATTTGTTTTGACTGTGAAGTAGTGGCCATATTTATTCTTATTTAACAAAATGAAGTAGTTGgcatatttctttttattcaaTATACAAATATCTGGTAGAAGCTGTACATATACAGTTCTGTTTTGACTGCATAATAGTGGCCatgtatgtttttattgtaCAAATCAAATGGTAGACAGTTCTGTTTTGACTGCAGAATAGTGGCCATATTGTTAAATAATGTGGTAGCtatatttttctatattttctatatttttagcTATATTTTGATAGCTATATTTTAAGGCTCACAACTTCTAGATATCTACATTGCCATGGCCATCGTCATTTTTGTGTGTTCCCGTCTCTTTCGTCGCTGgtcttcttccactttcttcACTATTTTAGGATCTTTCAGTTCTGGGCACAGTTCCAGTAACACTAGTTCAAATAAAACCTGCACAAAAAGACACAAACATACTTATTCAGTTCCCAGTCAAACTAACAATGAATGATTCCAAGCTGGAGATTATCCATGTAAACTTAGTCTGTCTTAAATTACTTTACAACAAAAATTTTCCTTCTTATATCATCTTTAAAGTTGTGGATACTTCAAAAATTGGCCATTTTTACTGACTAGGAATTGCTAGGAATTTGGAGGATCAACAAATTGAGATGACTTTAATATACATATTGCTAAACAATTGAACCGctaaaaattaataattatacACTTAAAAACCACATGTTGAGTTTTGGACTACTTTGTAATAATGCATGATAAGGAAAAATGTTCAACATGTTTTTATGAAATATGGCATTCTTTTGTTCTCTCAAAATGGTAACACACTATTTATTGGCCATGATAAATTGTGGTTTTGTTTCCTATCCTAGGTGACACAGTTACCACGCTTTTTTCTTGGTTTTATGAAACGGTAAAAACTCTGTGATCAAAATCAGTATGATTCACATACCTTACATAACTGTGGGTAAGAATATATCAACCAAATACAGAATGTGCTAAGGCACACACCATGTAACTCAGctacatacaaacattgtacattttgaaacaCTTACATAGAAAAGATGTTTGTTCGTCCTGACATCTTGGAAGGCATTGAATACTTTGATGGTTCCAAGCTTACTGTTCTTCTTTCCTAACAGGTTTTGTAAAGCATCTGCataaaaacataacaaaaaaaaataatctcacaTTTGGTCCTGCTTCACAAGATAATGGAAACAAAGAACTTGTCTGAGGACTGTCCTAAGAATGATAACATCATGGTATTGTCACAATATTTATTGATTGCAGTTCAGTGAAAAGTTGTTTAAATATGTTGTAGGTTTCGTTTGTGTCAAATATATGTAGGTGTATGTGCAGTAACCTTTGTTGCagaaatgtgtacatacagCACCCTACTCAAGTCACTACTCAAATCCTATACTAGATAGCTATAGCCAATTAAAGTGCTGATGTGTGTCAAAATTTTAAGTATAGTTATATCGTATTTCacaaactgtacatgttttgcTCTTTGGtcagaaatgtacatgacaGTGCCCTCATTGATaggaatatgtatgtatagtgtcTTCCTTTCAGAACTGCATGTAAACAGTGCCCTCACATGTCAAGAAATATGGATGTATAATCTCCTCTTTTTTATAGAAATACAAACAGCGCCCTCGCCTATGAAACATTCATATATGTAGAGTACCCCCTTGTATAAGAAATGCTTATTCTCAgcatcatttttagcacaactgaacttgttcagtagtgctatagggatcgcccggcgtctgtctgtctgtctgtgtgtgtggatgtgtgtgtgtgtgtgtgtgtgtaaacaacttaaagtcaaaaaccgctgaaccgattgccacgatatttggtgggtccattactttgggtgtctagttgggaaattgttcaaatcaaaatgatcgcatcacaggtgtgtgatttgggtcaaaaaatgtgatttttggtcaaaaaacttaaactcagaaactactggggagattggtgcgaaatttggtgggaacattcttaagggggtgtaaagtaagatttgttcatgacgggatgattccatcagtgatatgcaaattagggctaaaaatgtgtctttttggttaaaaatctttaattctaaaactactgagcagattgggctgaaatttaatgggaatgtatctagggatgtatggacgaagaaatattaagcataccatgattccatgagtgatatgcaaattaggtgtaaaaatgttcatttttggtcaaaaacttatatctcaaaaagtacttggtcaattagtctgaaacttggcaagatgtttctgaaactgttattctgcagattttcttaaaaacattttgacaaaattggccctagcaaccatgaccacaccctttagcaacaaccaaatggcagtatattttggtcaaataacaacatcatctggtaagcaagtgagtaaacattcaaaaaatgtatgtaaatttgcatagcaacaagaccacgcccataacaacagccaaataatcacgtatattgcaaagataacaacaggaatagaaagacagatgaataaacattcaaaaaatgtatgcaaataccctagtaaccatgaccacgcccatagcaacagccaaacggtggtgtatttcacaaagataacaacagggtttaatagacaattgaataaacattcaaaaaatgtatgtaaattttcctagcaacaagaccacgcccatagcaacatagactagcatatggataaacatttttaaaaactacagttgtgctacaacgccattggcggtattttgtatttaatattaaCAGTTTATCAACTGGTCTTAGAGTTATGACATGCACACTGCCCTCTTGTGTCAGGAATATAATGTAGAATAATCTAATAAGTAAATCAAGTTATTTTAGAAATGTATTTCTCACCTGGTATGTTCTGTAGTAGTTTAAGTCTGGCACGTAGTTTAGTTTTTAGTTTTTCCTCATCATTCCTTGGTGGGTACGGTGGTGCTATTTCTCCATTTGGCCACATTGCATCACGAAAATAGTTGATGTAATAGATCATCATTGGTTCAGAGACAACCCAGTTAACACCCTCACGAATTTGTCTGCAACATAGTACATATACTATTTGCAATTTCATagtaaacaaatgtatacatttgaaaCTATTTCGGTTCATTTTTAATGGGAAGTGTGCacaatttgacaatttattaCAATCACTTTTCACCCCATTGTCTGAGGAAACATTATTGTACACTGTCATTTAGCATTAACGATGAACAAATGTACAGGTTATTGATGAAGTCCAAAAACACTTTAAGATTTCACTTTTTTGATGTTTGAGAAACATGCACTATTTGACTTTTACAACATGCACTTGTGCTGGGAGCAGGTTGATGCTTCGGAAAGGCTATAACAAAGCTATTTTTTGACTATTTATCATCACACACATTACAAGTTCTGTATCATGcccattattatcattatatttgtaagttttcCTTGCCtgaaaatttgtatatattgtctaAAAGTTCTCCATTGAGGGAGGTCaaactcgattagttgttttgtcaaccATTTTGTCCTCATTTCCACATCTGTTCAAACGTATTTTGTTTACTCATTTTTTATAGTTTTAGTTGTAAAATTATTAATGTAGtggaaataaagtattattatgacAAGTAAAAATCTGCTATCATCATTTTTGTGATCAAAgtagaaaatattttttatcaagaAACAGGCAGATGATATGACTTGTACACACCGTAGTAGCCAAACTATGCCCTCCTGTGTCcaaaatatgaaacaatatacGATTTTCTGAAAACCAAGCAACCAAGTTTTATGACAACACTAACTACCTATACACTAACTACCTATTCGTGTAAGTATAGAccctgtagggtctatggtataagcaaaattatattatatcatgctactttgcgccattctgattggataataactgtggtaaaatcccattttaccacggctggcagtggtaaaatgggcccctaaactagcatatgaatagtacatacaagctgaatgtgatCGTTCTTAtgccaataagttaacacttccccagagtaaaggtgtgtcaggtatcctgtacaatagtttgggttacagtagtccaaataattccactgatgaccttgcgatc
The genomic region above belongs to Glandiceps talaboti chromosome 8, keGlaTala1.1, whole genome shotgun sequence and contains:
- the LOC144438563 gene encoding nucleoside diphosphate kinase B-like, translating into MVCTVLSVLSAFFRAMATERTFIMVKPDGVQRGLIGDIIQRFEKRGYKLCAMKFMKASEELLNQHYADLKGKPFFSGLTKFISSAPVCAMAWEGKDVVKQGRAMLGETNPLDSKPGTIRGDYCIDIGRNIIHGSDSVESATKEINLWFKEDEVLTWEACSHKFVYE